The Hydra vulgaris chromosome 11, alternate assembly HydraT2T_AEP genome contains a region encoding:
- the LOC136086979 gene encoding uncharacterized protein LOC136086979, producing MVHFRLNFISLPVEFNLTHIVHIERNILASFQRSKMSPRKNKIWRYFQKTSDGAESKACKKQKMETQADFIVTSKKNTAKITLSILKKLTTLFFLILRRNNEPWSKCLKQSPNSDQKQFDSAMLDYFYTDLTSFSAVEGRGFKKLFDIANPKLCLHHRTTYSRKLSIRSREVQTGMKSIITEITPNLKSAAFTSDFWTSRAQDIYISWTFYAIDDDWRLHHWTPHVQQFPGRHTGILIEGKLDSFLEELNLPADLPMYCVNDQARNMKLAVKLSKRLDQYLCNNHILQCAVRDSFGMTARMDNALQTCKDLASLTYQSTVAAELLESESDAQGINFRQLRQSTISASQWKSIEGAVKILVPLKEATETWLAESIPTINTVADSLYLIHDKIDQFIKTDGKNGYGVLYAKNLKSCIEKRFPLCHTGNLLSAAANYLNLALKGLNLKLFKKFQTTKECAGKSRGLSVKDIQKALKIGSNKTVADWNQFCRDIAVTYFQNNHVQLGGPGSLVEIDESLFSRRKYNRVHHDAATLLPIIRQWIRPGTEIWSDMWAAYRGLAAQGFQHEAERELVDIEVADIIKKQTILRSAINQEIDNYLSLPLLENTGCPFLWWSKCGMQFEKLKKMALKYLTAPPSSIESERLFSAGGDIYEATRSRLKADNGEYLMFVHYNLKLIKQLK from the exons atggtGCACTTTCGACTTAATTTCATTAGTTTACCAGTGGAATTCAACTTGACACATATTGTTcatattgaaagaaatattcTTGCTTCATTTCAACGATCAAAAATGTCaccaagaaaaaacaaaatctggagatattttcaaaaaacaagtgACGGTGCTGAATCCAAGGCgtgcaaaaaacaaaagatgGAAACACAAGCGGACTTCATAGTCACCTCGAAAAAAAACACAGCCAAGATTACGTTGAGTATTCTGAAAAAACTGACGACTCTCTTCTTCCTCATCCTAAGAAGAAACAACGAACCATGGTCGAAATGCTTGAAACAAAGTCCGAATTCCGATCAAAAACAGTTTGACTCTGCAATGCTGGACTACTTTTACACTGATCTTACATCCTTTTCAGCAGTCGAAGGAAGAGGTTTCAAGAAATTGTTTGACATTGCAAACCCTAAACTGTGCCTTCATCACAGAACAACATATTCAAGAAAGCTTTCAATTCGGTCAAGAGAAGTTCAAACTGGAATGAAGAGCATAATAACGGAGATTACGCCAAATCTAAAAAGTGCTGCATTTACTTCTGACTTTTGGACTTCTAGAGCTCAGGACATCTACATCTCTTGGACTTTTTATGCTATTGACGATGATTGGAGACTACATCATTGGACACCCCATGTCCAACAGTTCCCAGGCAGACACACAGGTATCTTAATTGAAGGAAAGCTGGATTCTTTCTTAGAAGAACTAAATTTGCCTGCTGATTTGCCAATGTACTGTGTGAACGACCAGGCAAGAAACATGAAACTTGCAGTCAAATTGTCAAAGCGCCTTGACCAATACTTGTGCAACAATCATATTTTGCAATGTGCAGTTCGAGACTCATTTGGAATGACTGCTAGAATGGATAATGCGTTGCAAACATGCAAAGATTTGGCTTCTTTAACTTACCAGTCAACAGTTGCAGCTGAGTTGCTTGAATCAGAATCAGACGCTCAAGGAATCAATTTTAGACAGTTACGCCAATCT aCCATCAGTGCATCACAGTGGAAATCAATCGAGGGAGCAGTAAAAATTTTGGTACCACTTAAAGAAGCTACAGAAACGTGGTTAGCAGAGTCTATTCCAACAATTAACACTGTCGCCGATTCTCTTTATTTAATCCATGACAAAATTGATCAATTTATTAAGACGGATGGAAAAAATGGCTACGGTGTCTTGTAtgcaaaaaacttgaaaagcTGCATTGAGAAAAGATTTCCTCTTTGTCACACTGGAAACTTATTGAGTGCTGCAGCAAACTACTTAAATCTTGCTTTAAAGGGACTTAACTTGAAGctcttcaaaaaatttcaaacaacaaaAGAATG CGCCGGAAAAAGTCGTGGCCTTTCAGTTAAAGACATTCaaaaggctttaaaaattgGTAGCAATAAAACTGTAGCTGATTGGAATCAATTTTGTAGAGACATTGCCGTTACTTATTTCCAAAACAACCATGTGCAATTAGGAGGGCCAGGTTCATTAGTGGAAATAGATGAATCACTTTTTTCAAGAAGGAAATATAACCGAG TGCACCACGATGCAGCAACCTTATTACCCATCATTAGACAATGGATTCGTCCTGGAACTGAAATATGGAGCGATATGTGGGCAGCATACCGAGGTTTAGCAGCACAAGGTTTTCAACATG AGGCAGAAAGAGAACTAGTAGATATTGAAGTTGCTGACATAATCAAGAAGCAAACAATATTAAGGTCTGCAATTAATCAAGAAATAGACAATTATTTATCTCTGCCTCTTTTAGAAAATACAGGTTGTCCGTTTTTGTGGTGGAGTAAATGTGGAAtgcaatttgaaaaattaaaaaagatggCATTAAAATACCTTACAGCACCTCCGTCATCAATAGAAAGTGAAAGGTTATTTAGTGCTGGTGGGGACATATACGAAGCAACAAGGAGCAGATTAAAAGCAGATAACGGagaatacctaatgtttgttcattacaatctaaagttaataaaacaattaaaataa